In Streptomyces chartreusis NRRL 3882, the following are encoded in one genomic region:
- a CDS encoding TetR/AcrR family transcriptional regulator: MNISPQPAARPRARGTERSLARRAELIAIGRRLFADTSYDALSMDDIARQAHVAKGLIYYYFQSKRGYYLAIIQDSVTDLVTLAASGHELPPVDRVQRTVDSYLRYAEHNQAAYRTIVSGGVGFDTEVHAIRDGVREAIVATIAEGAYGRADVTPLARMGLLAWVCGVEGATLEWIDRPELPRRTMCELLVKGLGGALRAIEDLDPAYPAPEAARQGA; encoded by the coding sequence TTGAATATCAGTCCACAGCCTGCCGCGCGTCCCAGAGCCCGCGGTACCGAGCGCTCCCTGGCGCGCCGTGCCGAACTCATCGCAATCGGGCGGAGGTTGTTCGCCGACACGTCCTACGACGCCCTGTCCATGGACGACATCGCCCGGCAGGCGCACGTCGCCAAGGGGCTGATCTACTACTACTTCCAGTCCAAGCGCGGGTACTACCTGGCCATCATCCAGGACTCCGTCACCGACCTGGTCACCCTGGCGGCGAGCGGACACGAACTGCCCCCGGTCGACCGCGTCCAGCGCACCGTCGACAGTTATCTGCGCTACGCCGAGCACAACCAGGCCGCCTACCGCACCATCGTCAGCGGCGGCGTCGGCTTCGACACCGAGGTGCACGCCATCCGTGACGGCGTGCGCGAGGCCATCGTCGCCACCATCGCCGAGGGGGCGTACGGCCGCGCCGACGTCACCCCGCTGGCGCGCATGGGCCTGCTCGCCTGGGTGTGCGGCGTCGAGGGCGCCACGCTCGAATGGATCGACCGCCCGGAACTGCCCCGCCGGACCATGTGCGAGCTGCTGGTGAAGGGCCTCGGCGGAGCCCTGCGCGCGATCGAGGACCTCGACCCCGCCTACCCGGCTCCGGAGGCCGCCCGCCAGGGCGCGTGA